In one window of Deltaproteobacteria bacterium DNA:
- a CDS encoding 2,3,4,5-tetrahydropyridine-2,6-dicarboxylate N-succinyltransferase, with protein sequence MQDPAAEELRLPQASADALRAAVEEAQRDRAALERHASAVREVVYRLDQGTLRVAEKESGGWTIHGWIQQAINLFFMLAQSETYSAGDLQFFDKIPPKRPSGDFRVVPPGVVRYGAHVEKGAIVMPGYVNIGARVGAGSMVDTWATVGSCAQVGRSVHLSGGVGLGGVLEPPGARPVIIEDGAFIGSRCIVVEGILVGEEAVLGAGVVLTSSTPIYDVTGTKEKLIKGAIPSRSVVIPGMRPRTFAAGEYLTPCALIIGARKESTDRKTSLNSALRDFGVSV encoded by the coding sequence ATGCAGGATCCCGCTGCGGAAGAGCTGAGGCTGCCGCAGGCGTCGGCCGACGCCCTGCGCGCGGCCGTGGAGGAAGCTCAGCGGGATCGCGCGGCCCTGGAAAGGCATGCGAGCGCCGTCCGCGAGGTCGTGTACCGCCTCGACCAGGGCACGTTGCGCGTCGCCGAAAAGGAGTCCGGCGGCTGGACGATCCACGGGTGGATCCAGCAGGCGATCAACCTCTTCTTCATGTTGGCGCAGAGCGAAACTTACAGCGCGGGCGACCTGCAATTCTTCGACAAGATCCCGCCCAAGCGCCCGAGCGGCGACTTCCGCGTCGTGCCGCCCGGAGTGGTGCGCTACGGAGCGCATGTGGAGAAGGGCGCCATCGTCATGCCCGGCTACGTGAACATCGGCGCGCGCGTCGGCGCGGGGAGCATGGTCGACACCTGGGCGACCGTCGGGTCCTGCGCCCAGGTGGGGCGTAGCGTTCACCTCTCCGGTGGCGTGGGCCTCGGCGGCGTGCTCGAGCCGCCCGGAGCGCGGCCGGTGATCATCGAAGATGGCGCGTTCATCGGCAGCCGTTGCATCGTAGTGGAAGGCATCCTGGTGGGCGAGGAAGCCGTGCTCGGCGCCGGCGTGGTCCTGACCTCCAGCACGCCGATCTACGACGTGACCGGGACGAAGGAGAAGCTGATCAAGGGAGCCATCCCGTCGCGCAGCGTGGTGATTCCCGGGATGCGTCCGCGCACTTTTGCGGCCGGCGAGTACCTGACCCCGTGCGCGCTGATCATCGGCGCCCGCAAGGAGAGCACCGACCGCAAGACGTCGCTGAACTCGGCCCTGCGGGATTTCGGGGTCTCCGTCTGA
- the dapE gene encoding succinyl-diaminopimelate desuccinylase gives MDLAERTLQLCRIRSPVGEEAEIAAYVAAETGGERIGNAVVCGAVTGARPAILLAGHLDTVPLQEGDFPARRKNGRVYGRGASDMKGALAVMIELWQRLDRAALPLELLLLFYDREEGPIAQNGLRAALEKRPDLRRASLALCLEPTDLALQLGCCGSMHATVTFPGRSAHSARPWQGDNAIHKAGALLSHLAAHPPRDVRIGELVFREVMTVTRIEGFTGRNVVPARCDLNLNFRFAPGRSVEDAESEVQAFAERFGATAEVTDRAPSGPAILDNALLQELRALTAAPVEAKQAWTDVAQLAALGIPAANFGPGEQAQAHQRGESCPEPALQRAYAMLERFLREAVP, from the coding sequence ATGGATCTCGCGGAGCGCACGCTGCAGCTTTGCCGGATCCGCAGCCCGGTCGGAGAGGAGGCGGAGATCGCCGCCTACGTCGCCGCCGAGACCGGTGGCGAGCGGATCGGCAACGCCGTCGTTTGCGGGGCGGTGACGGGTGCGCGGCCGGCGATCCTTCTCGCCGGCCATCTCGACACCGTCCCGCTACAGGAAGGCGACTTCCCCGCTCGCCGCAAGAACGGCCGCGTGTACGGCCGCGGGGCCAGCGACATGAAAGGCGCGCTGGCGGTGATGATCGAGCTCTGGCAGCGGCTCGATCGCGCGGCGCTGCCTCTCGAGCTCCTGCTGCTCTTCTACGATCGCGAAGAGGGGCCCATCGCGCAGAACGGGCTGCGCGCCGCTCTGGAAAAGCGGCCGGACCTGCGGCGCGCGTCGCTCGCCTTGTGCCTGGAGCCCACCGATCTTGCCCTGCAGCTCGGCTGCTGCGGATCGATGCACGCGACGGTCACGTTCCCGGGCAGGAGCGCCCATTCGGCACGTCCGTGGCAAGGCGACAACGCCATCCACAAGGCAGGCGCGCTGCTCTCGCATCTCGCCGCGCACCCCCCGAGGGACGTCCGCATCGGCGAGCTGGTCTTTCGCGAGGTGATGACGGTCACGAGGATCGAAGGCTTCACCGGACGCAACGTGGTTCCCGCCCGCTGCGACCTCAACCTGAACTTTCGCTTCGCTCCGGGCCGCAGCGTCGAGGACGCGGAGTCCGAAGTGCAGGCGTTCGCGGAGCGCTTCGGCGCGACTGCCGAGGTGACGGACAGAGCGCCGAGCGGGCCCGCCATCCTGGACAATGCGCTGCTTCAAGAATTGCGCGCGCTGACCGCCGCGCCGGTCGAGGCAAAGCAGGCCTGGACCGACGTCGCCCAGCTCGCCGCACTGGGCATCCCCGCTGCGAACTTCGGACCGGGGGAACAGGCGCAGGCGCATCAGCGCGGCGAGAGTTGCCCGGAGCCGGCGTTGCAGCGCGCGTACGCGATGCTCGAGCGATTCCTCCGCGAGGCGGTGCCGTGA
- a CDS encoding 4-hydroxy-tetrahydrodipicolinate reductase → MIRAVVAGAAGRMGSRVLAMLREEKDFAVTGAFERSGTEYVGRDAGGIRIASGIEPALENGADVVIDFTAPSATMQHAPVCAARGVALVVGTTGLSAEQKTELRSLARRIPLLLAPNMSVGVNVLFRLVAEAAKALGATYEIEIVEMHHRMKRDAPSGTALRLAEVAAEALGVDPADAFVYQRHGDVGARKKGTIGVQALRGGDVVGEHTVHFLADGERLELTHEATSRDNFARGAVRAARWLSGKKPGFYDMQDVLGWKT, encoded by the coding sequence GTGATCCGGGCGGTGGTCGCCGGCGCTGCCGGCAGGATGGGGTCGCGCGTCCTCGCCATGCTGCGGGAGGAGAAGGATTTCGCGGTCACGGGCGCCTTCGAGCGCTCCGGTACGGAGTACGTCGGCCGCGACGCCGGCGGAATCCGGATCGCTTCTGGAATCGAGCCCGCGCTGGAGAACGGTGCGGACGTGGTGATCGACTTCACGGCCCCGTCGGCGACGATGCAGCACGCGCCGGTCTGCGCGGCACGCGGCGTGGCGCTGGTGGTCGGAACCACCGGACTGAGCGCCGAGCAGAAGACCGAGCTGCGCAGCCTCGCGCGGCGGATCCCGCTGTTGCTCGCTCCGAACATGAGCGTCGGCGTCAACGTCCTCTTCCGGCTGGTGGCCGAGGCGGCGAAGGCCCTCGGCGCGACGTACGAGATCGAGATCGTGGAGATGCACCACCGGATGAAGCGCGACGCGCCGAGCGGGACCGCACTGCGTCTGGCGGAAGTGGCCGCGGAGGCGCTGGGAGTCGATCCAGCGGATGCCTTCGTCTACCAGCGGCACGGCGACGTCGGAGCGCGGAAGAAGGGGACCATCGGGGTGCAGGCGCTGCGCGGCGGCGACGTCGTCGGCGAGCATACGGTGCATTTTCTCGCGGACGGCGAGCGCCTGGAGTTGACGCACGAGGCGACGAGCCGCGACAACTTCGCCCGCGGCGCGGTACGGGCTGCGCGCTGGCTTTCGGGCAAGAAGCCCGGGTTCTACGACATGCAGGACGTGCTCGGATGGAAGACATGA
- the folK gene encoding 2-amino-4-hydroxy-6-hydroxymethyldihydropteridine diphosphokinase — protein sequence MEAFVGLGSNLGDRLANLSSAVALLSREPGFALRKVSLAYESEPVGPPQPRYLNAVVRIGTLLSPRATLQRLQAVEEQMGRIRRERWGSREIDLDLLLYGDRLVEETGLRIPHPLLEGRAFALVPLAEIASDSVHPVSRLTVRELRDRLPPDQLRGVLAYRPIREPLPEPEGEETSSPAQSVLDPAR from the coding sequence ATCGAGGCGTTCGTCGGCCTGGGATCCAATCTGGGCGACCGGCTGGCGAACCTGTCGTCGGCCGTCGCCCTGCTCTCGCGCGAGCCGGGTTTCGCGCTGCGCAAGGTGTCGCTGGCATACGAGAGCGAGCCCGTCGGTCCGCCCCAGCCGCGGTATCTCAATGCGGTGGTCCGGATCGGGACGCTGCTCTCCCCCCGCGCCACGCTGCAGCGGCTGCAGGCGGTCGAGGAGCAGATGGGCCGCATCCGGCGGGAGAGGTGGGGGTCCCGCGAGATCGACCTGGATCTGCTGCTCTATGGCGACCGACTCGTCGAGGAGACCGGCCTGCGCATCCCGCACCCGCTCCTCGAGGGGCGCGCGTTTGCGCTGGTTCCGCTGGCGGAGATCGCCTCGGACTCCGTGCATCCCGTTTCGCGCCTGACGGTGCGCGAGCTGCGCGACCGGCTTCCCCCCGATCAGCTCCGCGGCGTCCTGGCGTATCGGCCGATCCGCGAGCCGCTGCCCGAGCCGGAGGGGGAAGAGACATCCTCTCCCGCGCAGTCCGTGTTAGATCCGGCGCGGTGA
- a CDS encoding aminotransferase class I/II-fold pyridoxal phosphate-dependent enzyme, giving the protein MNPLLGRLAGYLQEKANAQREEALRSGKPVYDFGIGDPREPTPEFIRKALRDALPDVSQYPSIAGIPPLRKAVSAYLKRRFALSLDPDSEILPCAGAKEALFHLPLCAASPDRPLCWYPDPAYPVYERAILFAGATPRTYPLRAERSFLPDLDAISADDWRRTSLWFDCYPHNPTGAGAPRAYHEKLARLAKEHGFLVVCDEPYIDLYVREPPHSGLQVSRQNLIVIHSLSKRSGMTGYRSGFIAGDREVIRWLRDARANFGVASQAFVQQAAIVAWSDDAHVEERRRIFAEKRAVLLAHLRKLGLEVGGEGAFYLWVRVPAGETSEGYAARLAARNILVVDGTQFGREGKGFIRLAMVPTVADCRAAIEAWPA; this is encoded by the coding sequence GTGAATCCTCTCCTCGGCCGGCTCGCCGGATATTTGCAGGAAAAGGCCAACGCGCAGCGGGAGGAGGCACTGCGCTCGGGGAAGCCCGTGTACGATTTCGGCATCGGAGATCCCCGCGAGCCGACGCCGGAGTTCATCCGCAAGGCGTTGCGCGACGCCCTGCCCGATGTTTCGCAATACCCGTCGATCGCCGGGATCCCGCCCCTGCGCAAGGCCGTCTCCGCGTACCTGAAGCGTCGCTTCGCGCTCTCGCTCGATCCGGACAGCGAGATCCTCCCTTGCGCGGGCGCGAAGGAGGCGCTGTTCCATCTTCCGCTGTGCGCGGCGAGCCCGGACCGGCCGCTCTGCTGGTATCCGGATCCGGCCTATCCCGTCTACGAGCGCGCCATCCTCTTCGCCGGCGCGACGCCGCGCACATATCCGCTGCGCGCCGAGAGAAGCTTCCTTCCCGATCTCGACGCCATTTCCGCGGACGATTGGCGGCGGACGAGCCTGTGGTTCGACTGCTATCCGCACAATCCAACGGGAGCGGGAGCCCCGCGGGCCTACCACGAGAAGCTGGCGCGGCTTGCGAAGGAGCACGGGTTCCTCGTCGTCTGCGACGAGCCCTACATCGACCTCTACGTGCGTGAGCCGCCGCATTCGGGTCTTCAAGTGTCGCGGCAGAACCTGATCGTCATCCACAGTCTCTCGAAGCGGAGCGGCATGACGGGGTATCGCAGCGGATTCATCGCCGGCGATCGGGAGGTGATCCGCTGGTTGCGCGACGCGCGCGCGAACTTCGGGGTCGCCTCACAAGCGTTCGTGCAGCAGGCGGCGATCGTGGCCTGGAGCGACGATGCCCACGTCGAGGAGCGGCGCCGGATCTTCGCGGAGAAGCGCGCGGTGCTTCTCGCCCACCTGCGCAAGCTCGGACTCGAGGTCGGCGGCGAGGGCGCGTTCTACCTGTGGGTTCGCGTGCCGGCCGGCGAGACCAGCGAAGGGTACGCGGCGCGCCTGGCGGCGCGGAACATCCTCGTCGTCGACGGAACGCAGTTCGGGCGCGAGGGGAAAGGGTTCATCCGCCTCGCGATGGTACCGACGGTGGCCGACTGCCGGGCGGCGATCGAGGCCTGGCCGGCTTGA
- a CDS encoding hemerythrin domain-containing protein, protein MDAIALLQRDHKEVEQLFKEFEKLTERAHKSKEKIVNKVIRELAIHSAVEEMLFYPAVRTAALKATVRSLKEAGETVLESLEEHHVVKWTLSELEKMSSEDERYDAKFKVLMESVRHHIEEEQDELFPKARRLLGEEMLDELGERIEKAKKLAPTRPHPRAPDEPPGNVVAGTVAAVMDRAKDMMREGVERLSRRRSQEAGSSPDR, encoded by the coding sequence ATGGACGCCATCGCCCTCTTGCAACGCGATCACAAGGAAGTGGAGCAGCTCTTCAAGGAATTCGAGAAGCTGACGGAGCGCGCCCACAAGTCGAAGGAGAAGATCGTCAACAAGGTCATCCGCGAGCTCGCCATCCACTCCGCGGTGGAAGAGATGCTCTTCTACCCGGCCGTACGTACCGCGGCGCTCAAGGCCACCGTACGTAGCCTCAAGGAGGCGGGCGAGACGGTGCTGGAATCGCTCGAGGAGCACCACGTGGTGAAGTGGACGCTCTCCGAGCTGGAGAAGATGAGCTCCGAGGACGAGCGGTACGACGCGAAGTTCAAGGTGCTGATGGAGAGCGTCCGGCACCACATCGAGGAGGAGCAGGACGAGCTGTTCCCCAAGGCGCGCCGTCTGCTCGGAGAGGAGATGCTGGACGAGCTCGGCGAGCGGATCGAGAAGGCCAAGAAGCTCGCTCCGACCCGGCCGCACCCACGCGCTCCGGATGAGCCTCCCGGCAACGTCGTTGCCGGCACGGTCGCCGCGGTGATGGATCGGGCCAAGGACATGATGCGGGAGGGCGTGGAGCGCCTCTCGCGGAGGCGCTCGCAGGAAGCCGGCTCGAGCCCGGACCGCTGA
- a CDS encoding DUF4442 domain-containing protein: MPPARGQAAYRPRSLALADARRARHAEPGARRGAEVNRGSFYKTIFTNPLGIRALLWSKLPLAAFAGLRVARLDDSGAEVTLPAGWKTQNPFGSTYFAAQAMAAEMSTGAPALWFIEQSGAPVSSLVTAISAKFTKKATSRASFVFSDGAAMRAAIDQAVKTGEPVVFTARSIGTQGDGTKVAEFAVEWSFRKRA, translated from the coding sequence GTGCCACCTGCCCGGGGTCAAGCAGCGTACCGTCCCCGGAGTCTCGCATTGGCTGATGCTCGACGAGCCCGACACGCTGAACCGGGCGCTCGACGAGGTGCTGAAGTGAACCGTGGCAGCTTCTACAAGACGATCTTCACCAATCCGCTCGGCATCCGCGCCCTGCTCTGGAGCAAGCTGCCGCTGGCCGCTTTCGCCGGCTTGCGCGTCGCCCGCCTCGACGACAGCGGCGCCGAAGTCACGCTGCCGGCCGGCTGGAAGACGCAGAATCCGTTCGGATCCACCTACTTCGCCGCGCAGGCCATGGCTGCGGAGATGTCCACCGGAGCTCCAGCCCTCTGGTTCATCGAGCAGAGCGGCGCCCCGGTGTCCTCGCTCGTGACCGCCATCTCGGCGAAGTTCACGAAGAAAGCGACCTCCAGGGCGAGCTTCGTGTTCTCCGACGGCGCCGCCATGCGTGCGGCGATCGATCAGGCAGTGAAGACGGGGGAGCCCGTGGTCTTCACCGCCCGATCGATCGGCACGCAGGGGGACGGGACGAAGGTGGCGGAGTTCGCCGTCGAGTGGAGCTTCAGGAAGCGGGCCTGA
- a CDS encoding fumarylacetoacetate hydrolase family protein, with protein MLRGGRRVGGKRKLAEVQLLPWGLARKIVGIGKNYVDHAKELASDVPKEPLLLMKPTSGLIGHGQAIVLPPQSVSREVHHESELAVVIGKRLRRASESECAKAVAGVTCLNDVTARDIQRAEGQWTRAKGFDTFCPVGPWVTVGLDWSDLRVQCRVNGVVKQNGRTKDQVFPVPNLLAFISAGMTLEPGDVVTTGTPAGVGPIRAGDVIEIEVEGVGVLRNPVRGE; from the coding sequence ATGCTGCGCGGCGGCCGGCGGGTCGGCGGGAAGCGCAAGCTCGCCGAGGTGCAGCTTCTGCCCTGGGGCCTCGCGCGGAAGATCGTCGGCATCGGCAAGAACTACGTCGACCATGCGAAGGAGCTCGCCAGCGACGTCCCGAAGGAGCCGCTCCTTCTCATGAAGCCGACCAGCGGGCTGATCGGCCATGGCCAGGCCATCGTGCTCCCGCCTCAGTCGGTTTCCCGCGAGGTGCACCACGAGTCGGAGCTGGCGGTCGTCATCGGCAAGCGGCTGAGGCGCGCCTCCGAGTCCGAGTGCGCCAAGGCGGTCGCCGGCGTCACCTGCCTGAACGACGTGACCGCGCGCGACATCCAGCGCGCCGAGGGACAATGGACGCGCGCCAAGGGCTTCGACACGTTCTGTCCCGTCGGCCCGTGGGTGACGGTGGGGTTGGACTGGTCCGATCTGCGCGTGCAGTGCCGGGTCAACGGCGTAGTGAAGCAGAACGGCCGGACCAAGGACCAGGTGTTCCCGGTGCCAAACCTCCTCGCGTTCATCTCCGCCGGCATGACCCTGGAGCCTGGCGACGTCGTGACCACCGGAACGCCGGCCGGAGTGGGCCCCATCCGCGCCGGCGACGTCATCGAGATCGAGGTGGAAGGCGTCGGCGTGCTTCGCAACCCGGTGCGCGGCGAGTGA
- a CDS encoding tetratricopeptide repeat protein has protein sequence MGVPRDRPGSAALWRPTRRGDRPAHPAPAPRGARVCAGSAGGDRLGLRASRFAPDGARAARPASPRSAPRRPGVSADPRAAARAGGGRDILSRAVRVRSGAVKSGIALLLAVFACRPSQQTAARAPADAGADPADSKALLAEVDRLKDQLKDKPKSFEVLSALGNLYYENGRYLEAIDAYREAEALAAPAEARALALKKKRVKPAADLPAECRRSGPDYGLSKIAEAAGNLDEPHELRCLDAALEMELQTVSRRGNAFYLIGNPDSALAEHRKVLERSPDYPESLFFVGAILLEQSTGDEKQLAEGKKYWQRLLEVAPESPRAPIVRDTLPRADEVFKPRAQMPPGHPPVAQNDLPPGHPPIGGGQPGAPMSHAGTGPAPGEPSAEEIRNLQEAVANTERTPELEKGLDALLEQSEKELDRGRYQEARDAVVRVMPMRPDDARTAAAMGGAMRGLGRVQMAERTLSRALQLDPKQPRALYEMGRLLAQQGDKAGALQRFNALKSADPKFAQSHRVDDELAKLR, from the coding sequence GTGGGGGTCCCGCGAGATCGACCTGGATCTGCTGCTCTATGGCGACCGACTCGTCGAGGAGACCGGCCTGCGCATCCCGCACCCGCTCCTCGAGGGGCGCGCGTTTGCGCTGGTTCCGCTGGCGGAGATCGCCTCGGACTCCGTGCATCCCGTTTCGCGCCTGACGGTGCGCGAGCTGCGCGACCGGCTTCCCCCCGATCAGCTCCGCGGCGTCCTGGCGTATCGGCCGATCCGCGAGCCGCTGCCCGAGCCGGAGGGGGAAGAGACATCCTCTCCCGCGCAGTCCGTGTTAGATCCGGCGCGGTGAAAAGCGGCATCGCGCTCCTTCTCGCGGTCTTCGCCTGCAGGCCCTCGCAGCAGACGGCGGCACGAGCGCCCGCCGACGCCGGCGCGGACCCCGCGGATTCCAAGGCCTTGCTTGCGGAGGTAGACCGCCTCAAGGACCAGCTCAAGGACAAGCCGAAGAGCTTCGAGGTCCTCTCCGCGCTCGGCAACCTCTATTACGAGAATGGCCGCTACCTGGAGGCGATCGACGCCTACCGGGAAGCAGAAGCGCTGGCGGCGCCGGCCGAAGCGCGCGCGCTGGCGCTGAAGAAGAAGCGGGTGAAGCCGGCGGCGGACCTGCCGGCTGAGTGCCGCCGGAGCGGACCCGACTACGGCTTGTCGAAGATCGCGGAAGCCGCGGGCAACCTCGACGAGCCGCACGAGCTGCGCTGCCTTGACGCGGCGCTGGAGATGGAGCTCCAGACCGTCTCGCGCCGGGGGAACGCCTTCTACCTGATCGGGAATCCGGACTCGGCGCTGGCCGAGCATCGCAAGGTGCTCGAGCGCTCGCCGGACTATCCGGAATCGCTCTTCTTCGTGGGCGCGATCCTCCTCGAGCAGTCGACCGGCGACGAGAAGCAGCTCGCCGAGGGAAAGAAGTACTGGCAGCGGTTGCTCGAGGTCGCCCCCGAGTCCCCGCGGGCTCCGATCGTTCGCGACACGCTGCCAAGGGCCGACGAGGTGTTCAAACCCAGGGCGCAGATGCCGCCGGGGCACCCGCCGGTGGCGCAGAACGATCTGCCTCCCGGTCACCCGCCGATCGGCGGCGGGCAGCCAGGGGCGCCGATGAGCCACGCCGGCACAGGCCCCGCGCCCGGCGAGCCGTCGGCCGAAGAGATCCGCAACCTCCAGGAGGCGGTCGCGAATACCGAGCGCACCCCGGAGCTGGAGAAGGGCCTCGACGCATTGCTCGAGCAGAGCGAGAAGGAGCTCGATCGGGGCCGGTACCAGGAAGCGCGGGACGCCGTGGTGCGGGTGATGCCGATGCGGCCGGACGACGCGCGAACGGCGGCCGCCATGGGCGGCGCGATGCGCGGCCTCGGCCGCGTGCAGATGGCGGAGCGGACGCTTTCGCGTGCGCTCCAGCTCGACCCGAAGCAGCCGCGGGCGCTCTACGAGATGGGAAGGCTGCTGGCGCAGCAGGGCGACAAGGCCGGCGCGCTGCAGCGCTTCAACGCGCTCAAGAGCGCCGACCCGAAGTTCGCGCAATCGCACCGCGTCGACGACGAGCTGGCGAAGCTGAGGTGA